The window TATCCAAGGCGATGGCCGCAGGCGGCTTCTTGTATCTGCGCGCTAACGAGAACGCAAACCGGGACGCGAGATCCGCATGATCGCCCTCAGTCAGATCCAATGCCAAATCGCCGTACTCATAAGCGGCCTTTTCCAATGCGGCCTTCAGCACGTGCTCAGCTTCCTTTTTGAATTCGAGGAACATGGTCTGTGGTAGTAGTAGGAATACGGCTTTTTAAAGGTTTTAGCTTTTAGAACGAAACGTTCGTGCGAATCGGAGCAGACTGGATCGACCGTTCTCCAAAACTCTTTTCTTCTGGTAACTGGAACGTCTGTATATGCTCACGTTCGTTGGTCTCGGCCTGTACGATGAAAAGGACATAACCGTGAAAGGGTTGGAGGCGATACGAGCGGCAGATACCGTTTTCGCTGAGTTCTACACCTCGCCGCTGGGTGGCAAAGCGATCGATACGATGGAGGCGCTGTTCGGCAAGCCAATCGTTCTATTAGACCGCAGCGACATCGAGGAGCACGCAGAGGAAAGGATCTTATCGCGTGCAAAGGATCAAAACGTAGTGCTGCTCAGTGGCGGCGATGCGATGATTGCCACGACGCACGTCGATCTGCGGCTCCGAGCGATCGATAGAGGGATAGAGACGCGAGTGATACACGCGCCGTCCATTTCATCGGCAGTTGCTGGCATCTGCGGCCTTCAGAATTACAAGTTCGGTAAATCCGTAACGGTTTCGCCACCGTACAAGGACGTCATCTCAGAAGTGCCTTATGATACGATAAAGGCGAACAAGGAGCGTGGGCTGCATACGCTGCTCTATCTCGATCTCTCGATGCGTATCAACGATGCGGTCGAGTTACTGGAGGCAGTAGAAGTTAAAAGGGGTGGAACTGTGCTTAAAGAATCGATATTCGTGGGAATTGCACGAGCAGGCTCTGACAAGCCGGTGGTGAAAGCGGATCATTTAGAGGCGTTGAAGCATTACGAATTCGGCGAGCTGCCGCACGTGCTCATCGTTACCGGCGAACGCCATTTCCTTGAGAAGGAGGCGCTGATTAAGATCGCAGGGGCGCCAGAAGATATTTGAAATCTTCTTGAGTTTTTGCGTTCCAATTTTTTATTGATGCTGATTCTTCAGTCGTTATATCAAGTCTATCCCCAGAGGATTTTCAAGTTTCTTTAGTTCCGGATCGATCTCGTATTTGGTAAAGTTGTACTTTACTCGATACTCTTCTCTTATTTTTTCAAGTGCGTCTAAAAGCTCCTCATCTAATTCCTTTAATTGCCTTAACAAACCTTCAATCTCTTTATCAAGTTTATCAACCTGAGGTTTCTCTCTAAATTTTAATAGTTCATCTCGGTATGCTTCCCAGAAATCAATATTCGGTTGGACAGAATTAGGGCTTCGCTCTATTTCATATTCTCGATTTATAATAAAATTTCCAAAAATTATATCAGGCTTTTCAAAAGGTACTCCATTTAATCTATTAGATCCCTCCCGGGATTCATTGAATTTCTTTACCAAGACTTTTAAGCGCTCTTTAAGTTCAGGAGTTTTAACTTCTCTTTCAATCGTTGCATAGGCAGCATACAGCTTGTCATATAACGCATCGTGAGAAGAAAACTTTTCATTCAAATCAGGAAACTTATTGAAGACATCTCTCTCTGCGCTGCTACACGCTTTAATACCAGTACAGAGAAGTTTAGAAGGATATCCTTCGAAGAAACACATCCCTGTAGGATTGCGAATCCATTTGATTTTATTGTGTTCGATCGCCTCAATTTCTTTTTCTAGACGCTTGATAGTTGGAGTTAAAACCTCTTGAACTTCCTCTAAAATTTTGTTTCGCTCTCGATCTTGTACCATCAATTCCGTTTGTTTACTCACCTTTCTGGCATACCAAGCGGTTACCGCGACCAAAGCCGTGACAAGAATAATGTTGCTCAGTACACCAGCAGCATCCCAGTTCATTGATTCTCACGCTTTTTTATACTTCGTGTATAGTTATAAAGATGCCTATTTGTTGATGCTTCAGAAAAAAAATTCGGCCGGAGTTTTTACTTAAGCTGATTTTTTGGCAATTCCAACCATCCGCCACACCACAACCATCACCACAAGCAGCAGCACGGCATACGCAAGGAACAGCACTCGCGCACCGAAGACTTCAGAAAGCGCGCCGCAAACAAGTGGGATGCCGCCTAACCCTGCATAAAATGCCGTGTAATAGATCCCCATC of the Methanomicrobia archaeon genome contains:
- a CDS encoding diphthine synthase, with translation MLTFVGLGLYDEKDITVKGLEAIRAADTVFAEFYTSPLGGKAIDTMEALFGKPIVLLDRSDIEEHAEERILSRAKDQNVVLLSGGDAMIATTHVDLRLRAIDRGIETRVIHAPSISSAVAGICGLQNYKFGKSVTVSPPYKDVISEVPYDTIKANKERGLHTLLYLDLSMRINDAVELLEAVEVKRGGTVLKESIFVGIARAGSDKPVVKADHLEALKHYEFGELPHVLIVTGERHFLEKEALIKIAGAPEDI